The following are encoded in a window of Shewanella psychrotolerans genomic DNA:
- a CDS encoding PAS domain-containing protein, translated as MLTQKTSLLITGQGLHWSTQRIFSVATQIIILLISVILLTNVIITLGERRLQEDWATQRYSELQSVGTLIADKVSFQQFRTQMLANAELLKRYLTIPSEIRQKKLQQHWALMTRNIPGLLDIALFDPQGKYKFSTTNNFSREPLPASLLEGSRNMGGTEVYTSPLEFTPINGKLEPYLYQLAWLENPNQSVRGYLVTYQSMTRMLKSIKPAYSSAESPLMILDTQGLLYAGAENKPNINRIPETMGGSLRQTYPALWRKMSNSNFGQFHGDDATFVYLKIELTTQYETRREYYLVSYVRNDAIAENFSEWRNILIAGALVLTLLALALILLSHSYRIGQRSRAFSIDLANRLFYQDIGCVIVNENNRVVTANEKAAQLLAIPLDELSDRNLQRILQLENEQYADILTQLEKDKKWHDVIDLEDLCGCTLAVNISSAIRSAKKGSYLLVTFEDVTQLKQAQQQAHLNQLLNDNAVACALVKANGELELANDAFKELVSIHNTDNKNLTELLNNDLDVQWPRITQQLLLQSTWKGQILCDPNGHENTCLQATLKGHLDAAGEIEHIVCTLEKAQKRTLLKDRGDFIPHRSTILINLRDLDDYFNSLSRVSRDNSSLLLIDITAESMLSHMSDIGQLESRQREVEIHILKSLPMGYQMSHWQLGKLIVILPNTHPDDAHHYAVSTLASLNDIGLGAGICMGIASYQPEQNLEQYLINAEVALKRAKQIGEQNICQAFTRHN; from the coding sequence ATGCTGACGCAAAAAACTTCACTTCTGATCACTGGCCAAGGTTTGCACTGGTCAACGCAACGTATTTTTTCTGTAGCAACGCAGATCATTATTTTGCTTATCAGCGTGATCTTGCTAACCAATGTGATCATTACACTCGGTGAGCGTCGTCTTCAGGAAGATTGGGCAACACAGAGATACAGTGAGTTACAGTCTGTCGGCACCTTAATTGCCGATAAAGTCTCATTCCAGCAGTTTAGAACACAGATGTTGGCCAACGCTGAGTTATTAAAACGCTATCTAACGATCCCCAGCGAGATCCGCCAGAAAAAACTCCAACAACATTGGGCCTTAATGACGCGAAACATTCCAGGACTGTTGGATATTGCGCTGTTTGATCCTCAGGGTAAATATAAGTTTTCTACCACCAATAATTTTAGCCGAGAACCGCTACCTGCTTCGTTGCTTGAAGGCTCCCGCAATATGGGCGGTACCGAAGTTTATACTTCGCCACTGGAGTTCACTCCGATTAATGGCAAGCTTGAGCCCTATCTTTATCAATTAGCATGGTTAGAAAACCCTAACCAAAGCGTGCGAGGCTATTTGGTGACCTACCAATCGATGACTCGTATGTTAAAGAGTATCAAGCCAGCCTATTCCAGCGCCGAATCACCACTTATGATACTTGATACCCAAGGCTTGCTATACGCAGGAGCAGAAAATAAACCAAACATCAATCGGATACCTGAAACCATGGGAGGCAGCCTACGCCAAACCTATCCTGCGTTATGGCGTAAAATGTCGAACAGTAACTTTGGTCAGTTCCATGGCGATGATGCGACCTTTGTTTATTTAAAGATTGAGCTCACGACTCAATATGAGACTCGCAGAGAATATTATTTAGTCTCCTATGTGCGTAATGACGCTATTGCCGAAAACTTCTCAGAATGGCGTAATATTCTGATTGCTGGAGCGCTAGTGTTAACGCTACTCGCATTGGCGCTAATCTTGCTGAGTCACTCCTATCGTATCGGTCAACGCTCAAGAGCATTTAGTATCGATTTGGCCAATAGATTATTCTATCAAGATATCGGCTGTGTCATTGTTAATGAAAACAATCGCGTCGTCACCGCTAATGAAAAGGCGGCACAATTGTTAGCCATACCACTAGATGAGTTGTCAGACCGTAATCTGCAACGAATTTTACAACTAGAAAACGAGCAATACGCAGACATTCTGACTCAACTAGAAAAAGATAAAAAATGGCATGACGTTATCGATTTAGAAGATCTATGCGGTTGCACGTTAGCGGTGAACATAAGTAGTGCTATACGCTCAGCAAAAAAAGGCAGTTATTTGTTGGTGACCTTTGAAGATGTCACTCAGCTCAAACAAGCGCAGCAACAGGCTCACCTCAACCAATTACTCAATGATAATGCCGTCGCCTGCGCATTAGTTAAAGCAAATGGCGAGCTTGAGTTAGCAAACGATGCCTTTAAGGAACTGGTGTCCATCCACAATACTGATAATAAGAACTTAACCGAATTACTTAATAATGACCTCGATGTTCAATGGCCACGTATCACTCAGCAGTTACTATTACAAAGCACATGGAAAGGGCAAATACTGTGCGATCCCAATGGCCATGAAAACACTTGCCTTCAAGCGACCCTTAAAGGGCACTTAGATGCGGCTGGTGAGATCGAGCATATTGTCTGTACCCTAGAAAAGGCTCAAAAAAGAACATTACTGAAAGATAGGGGAGATTTTATTCCTCATCGAAGCACTATCTTAATCAACCTACGTGATTTAGATGACTACTTTAATTCTTTAAGTCGCGTTAGTCGCGACAACTCTAGCTTGCTGCTGATCGACATAACTGCCGAGAGCATGCTTAGCCATATGAGTGACATTGGTCAGTTAGAGAGTCGTCAACGTGAAGTCGAGATCCACATTCTCAAATCGTTACCTATGGGCTATCAAATGTCTCATTGGCAGCTAGGCAAATTGATTGTCATCTTGCCTAACACCCATCCAGATGATGCCCATCATTACGCGGTGTCCACCCTTGCAAGCTTAAACGACATAGGCCTAGGCGCAGGGATCTGTATGGGCATTGCCAGTTATCAGCCCGAACAAAACCTAGAACAATACCTAATCAATGCCGAGGTTGCCCTCAAACGAGCCAAACAGATAGGGGAACAAAATATCTGTCAGGCGTTTACCCGTCATAATTAA
- a CDS encoding GFA family protein, with translation MANNYRGSCLCGGVKYELLGEFQSFFLCHCTRCQKDTGSAHAANLFAKAGTLIWLHGEKDVRTYEHPNSFHAKSFCSKCGSALPTFADSIHCVVVPAGSLDSPVPIAPTAKIFVDSCASWAMNLCSIPSYEKLPDQVKS, from the coding sequence ATGGCGAATAATTATCGAGGTTCATGCCTTTGTGGTGGTGTGAAGTATGAGCTTTTAGGTGAGTTCCAGTCTTTCTTCTTATGTCATTGTACTCGTTGTCAAAAGGATACAGGCTCAGCTCATGCCGCAAATTTGTTTGCTAAAGCAGGCACCTTAATTTGGTTGCATGGTGAAAAGGATGTTAGAACCTATGAACATCCCAATTCATTTCATGCAAAAAGCTTTTGTTCAAAATGCGGCTCTGCGCTCCCAACGTTTGCTGATAGTATTCACTGTGTAGTGGTTCCGGCAGGCAGCCTTGATAGTCCTGTTCCAATTGCGCCTACGGCTAAAATTTTTGTTGATAGTTGCGCTAGTTGGGCGATGAATTTATGCAGTATACCTAGCTATGAAAAGCTTCCAGACCAAGTTAAGAGCTAA